The DNA sequence GAAATGAATGAGAATTGGCTCAAAACGCGTCAAAAATATAAAGAACAGGATGAGCGCCAGGTCTACTATATTTCAATGGAGTTTCTTATCGGCCGTCTTATGGAAAGCAACCTGCTTAACTGCGGAATGCTGGACGTCTGCACCGATACACTGAAATCGCTCGGCCGCGATCCCGAAGCTGTTTATAATCAGGAACATGATGCCGCTCTTGGAAATGGCGGCCTTGGTCGACTGGCAGCCTGCTTTCTTGATTCCATCGCTTCTTTGCGGTATGCAGGGCACGGAAGCGGAATCCGCTACCGATATGGCTTGTTTGAACAGAGAATTATCCATGGCAATCAAGTAGAATTGCCCGATTACTGGCTGAAAGAGGATTATCCGTGGGAAACGAGAAAACCGGAGGAAGCTTTAAAAGTACAGTTCGGCGGAGAAGTACATACACACCGCCGGTTTGACGGCTCACTGGAATTTTCCTATAACGATGTGGATATAGTAAGAGCTGTTCCATATGATGTGCAGGTTGCAGGATATGATAATGATGTCGTTAATACCCTTCGTCTCTGGAGTGCGGAGCTCCCCCCGGAAGACTCCAGCATCCTGGCTGATTCTGAAAGTAAATATTATCACCATCTGGATCACATGCATTCCATTGAACAAATTTCCGGTTTTCTTTATCCTGATGATTCCCATTACGAAGGCAAAGAGCTGAGGATTAAGCAGCAGTATTTTCTCGTTTCGGCCACTCTTCAAAACATTATCAGAGAATATAAAGAACGCCACAGAGCTCCCCTTCACAAACTTCATGAAAAAATCGTTATTCAAATAAATGATACGCACCCTTCTCTGGCAGTACCTGAACTGATGCGTATTTTGATGGATGACGAAGGATTTTCGTGGGAGGAAGCCTGGGAAGTAACGACACAGACAATCGCGTATACGAATCATACCACGTTGAGTGAAGCACTCGAGAAATGGCCCGTCGATATGATTAAAAATCTTCTCCCGCGGGTATTCATGATCATCTACGAAATAAACGAGCGGTTCTGTAAAGGGATCTGGTTTGATCATCCTGAACTCCGCGATCGTATTCCGGAAGTAGCAGTTATCGCCCATGATCAGGTGCATATGGCCCACCTCGCTATCGTAGGAAGTTTCAGCGTCAACGGTGTGGCAAAGCTTCATACAGAGATACTCAAGAATAAGGAAATGAAACCTTTTTATGACCTCTTCCCGGAAAAATTCAATAACAAGACTAACGGTATTACTCACAGACGCTGGCTGCTGCAAGTCAACCCTAAGTTATCTGATGTAATTACAGAAGCTATTGGCCCCCAGTGGATTAAGCAGCCCTCGAAACTGATCGGCCTTATGCGCTATTCCAATGATCAGCCGTTCCTGGACAAAATCTCTTCTGTAAAACAGCATAACAAGCTGGTGCTTGCCCAGCTTATAAAAGAACGGACAGGTATAACTGTCAACGAAAATTCCATTTTTGATGTGCAGATCAAGCGGCTGCATGAATACAAGCGGCAGCTGTTGAATATCTTTCATGTTATCTACCTCTATAATGAGCTCAAAGATAACCCTGCTCTTGACCTTACGCCGCGTACTTTTATCTTTGCTGCCAAAGCAGCTCCAAGCTACCATATGGCTAAAGAAGTCATAAAATTGATCCATCATGTTGCTTCTGTCGTTAATAACGATAAAGATATCGGAGACAAATTGAAGGTTATTTTCCTTGAAAACTATAACGTCAGCCTGGCTGAAAAAATCATTCCAGCTGCTGAATTAAGCGAGCAGATTTCCACCGCCAGCAAGGAAGCCTCCGGTACCGGAAATATGAAAATGATGATGAACGGTGCCATTACTGTAGGCACACTTGATGGAGCAAATATAGAAATCCGCGACCTTGTAGGAGATCCGAATATATTCATTTTCGGATTGAACAGTGAAGAGGTTCTTGATTATTATGCTCACGGCGGATACAATGCAAAAGGCATTTATCATACGGATGAGCGCGTAAGAAAAATTATGGATCAATTGAACGGTGGAGAATTCGGATCCCAGGAAATAGAATTTAAAGATATTTTTTATCATATTCTTTATAATAATGACCCCTACTTTGTCCTTAAAGATTTCGATCCTTACATTGAAACACATGAGCTGATCGAGAGAAGCTACCGGAATCAGAAAGCATGGCAGAAAATGAGCGTTGCCAACATTGCCTATTCCGGTAAGTTTTCAAGTGACCGTACGATTCATGAATATGCTTCAGACATCTGGAAGCTTAAGCCTCTGAAGTAATCTGCTGCTATTCCTTTCAGGTACGAAATGAAGATTTCTCGAATGGATAAGATTCAAAAACGATTGCCAGGAAAAAGCCCCGGCCTCCTTATGTTGAGGCCGGGGCTTTCAGGCTGTTTACAAAGTAATTTTTTCTGTATAAATAGATAGTCGGCTGCTTCCGCTTTTGAAGGGTCGCTTTCTGTAGGAAACTCTGCCTTTCATAAAACAAAGAATCATTCTTCCGGAGTCACCTTCTACAGCTCCAGCATCTGAACAAAAAGAAAGACTTTGCTGCGAAGACAAGCGTACTTCATACAGGTTTTTCCTATAAAAAAGTGATTTTCTCTGCAGTGTCCGGCGGGGACGCCAGTGGGATTAAAGCGCAGTCTGAAGATCCTTTCCAATGCAGCCAGGCATTGGAAATAGCTGAAGACAAGCCCCACGGCAAGCTTCCGCCGGTAAGCGGAGGAGAAAATACAAAGAATAGAATAAATATACTTCTTTATTTAATCAACAGTCTGAAAGCCCCGGCCTCCTTATGTTAAGGCCGGGGCTTTTGTTCAGCTGTCCTTTTTTTCTTCTTTAGCAAGCTCATACATTTTCGCGAATCGTTCATCCGCACGGGCAAAAATTGTATCCTTCGGAAAGGAGCCTTCCTCGGTACGAATGTCCCCCGCTTTCATTCCTGTGAGTATTTCAAGCCCCTGCGAAATATGGCCGATGGCCCAAATATGGAACATTTCCTCTTCGACGGCTTTCACAACTTCCGGATCGAGCATCAGATTTTTAATGTTTTGATAGGGAATGATGACTCCCTGCTCTCCTGTAAGCCCGGCTTCTTTGCATATATAATAAAATCCTTCAATTTTTTCATTTACCCCGCCAATGGGCTGGATCTCTCCCCATTGATTTACAGAACCGGTTACGGCAATACCTTGAAAAATCGGTACTTCTGCGAGCGAGGAAAGAAGGACATAAAGTTCCGTACTTGAAGCGCTGTCTCCATCTATCATCGAATACGTTTGTTCAAATGTAATACTGGCTGAGAGTGGAATCGGTCTGTCTTTAGCAAACTGTCCTGATAAGAAACCGGTAAGAATCATCATTCCTTTATGGTGAATCTGGCCGCTCATTGCCGTTTCGCGCTCGATATTCACTATTCCTGTTTTACCTGCGTAGGTCTGTGCTGTAATTTTTGTCGGAATGCCAAACAGCGAATCTCTTGTACCCATCACAGCAAGGCCGTTGATCTGTCCGATACGTTCCCCTTCCGTATCGATCATGATCGTGTTCTGCTGAATCATTTCCCGGTATCTTTCGGGAAGATGATTGGAACGCTGGTTTTTTTCATAAAGAGCCTTTCTAATATCTGTTTCTTCTACATACGGTTTTTCGGCCTGTTTGGCATAATAACTGGATTCCACAAGCAGCTTTGTAACGTCCTGAAAGCGCGTAGTAAGTTTCGTTTGCTCATCCACCAGCCTCG is a window from the Alkalicoccus halolimnae genome containing:
- a CDS encoding glycogen/starch/alpha-glucan phosphorylase, whose amino-acid sequence is MYTIKTFQQLLTDKLAKHQGTTVEEASDKDLYYAVASIVKEEMNENWLKTRQKYKEQDERQVYYISMEFLIGRLMESNLLNCGMLDVCTDTLKSLGRDPEAVYNQEHDAALGNGGLGRLAACFLDSIASLRYAGHGSGIRYRYGLFEQRIIHGNQVELPDYWLKEDYPWETRKPEEALKVQFGGEVHTHRRFDGSLEFSYNDVDIVRAVPYDVQVAGYDNDVVNTLRLWSAELPPEDSSILADSESKYYHHLDHMHSIEQISGFLYPDDSHYEGKELRIKQQYFLVSATLQNIIREYKERHRAPLHKLHEKIVIQINDTHPSLAVPELMRILMDDEGFSWEEAWEVTTQTIAYTNHTTLSEALEKWPVDMIKNLLPRVFMIIYEINERFCKGIWFDHPELRDRIPEVAVIAHDQVHMAHLAIVGSFSVNGVAKLHTEILKNKEMKPFYDLFPEKFNNKTNGITHRRWLLQVNPKLSDVITEAIGPQWIKQPSKLIGLMRYSNDQPFLDKISSVKQHNKLVLAQLIKERTGITVNENSIFDVQIKRLHEYKRQLLNIFHVIYLYNELKDNPALDLTPRTFIFAAKAAPSYHMAKEVIKLIHHVASVVNNDKDIGDKLKVIFLENYNVSLAEKIIPAAELSEQISTASKEASGTGNMKMMMNGAITVGTLDGANIEIRDLVGDPNIFIFGLNSEEVLDYYAHGGYNAKGIYHTDERVRKIMDQLNGGEFGSQEIEFKDIFYHILYNNDPYFVLKDFDPYIETHELIERSYRNQKAWQKMSVANIAYSGKFSSDRTIHEYASDIWKLKPLK